The following DNA comes from Solanum stenotomum isolate F172 chromosome 11, ASM1918654v1, whole genome shotgun sequence.
TATGGACAACACATATAACAAACTATTGTCCTTACCTAATTCCTCAGCTTCCCATCCAGCGCGTCCTACTCCAGGGGGGAGGCTCTGGGCTGCTTCTGCTCGCTGCGTTTTAGCGCGAAACTTCTTCTTCAGATTTCCAAACTCGTCATACATTTCACCATCATCCTATAATTGAGATTAAGATTTCACCAGAAAGTCAGAAGCAGAATGATACCCAGGATAAGCTATAGAACTCATAAACTTCTGCAATTTTTATCTTACTTCTTCAGCCTCTCTCCTCCGACGTCTAGTTTCCTCTATTTCTTCTTCATCGAGTTCTTTATAACCTCCAGCACGTCCTCCTCTGACGAGTACAATGAAAGTAGATCATAGTTAAAACCTAAGAGAAACACTATAAAAGACATCAAATTAAATTGTATTACACGCTTACTAACCATAAAAGGCAAcgataaattatattaaaaaactaTGTCAGCAATTTTAGTGTGTGGGTGAGGGTGGGTGGCTTCCAGGTGTTTTCCTGTCCTCAATGATTATAATAAGGCTAAAAGAttgacaaaataataaatttgcaattACAAGCCTATAATGCAGCTATACTTTTCTTGATAAGCATGTCCCATATACAAGATCCCAAATAAGGAAGTTTTTCTTGGATAATATTCATGTAGCACATTAGTCTAAATCACCAGTAGCTCCAACACCGCCAACATCAACATTAAGTGCCACCTACCATCATGTCTTGTGCACCTCTGTTCCTTTTCCAGTTGCTAGGAATGCAACATCTTTTAAAATTGTTGCTAGGAATGCAACATCTTTTAAAATTGTTGCTAGGAATGCAACAATTTCCTTCCTATTGTTGCAGAGCAATAAGGAAAACGGGAGAGGGGAGCGCTTCTTAGAAAACAACAGCAGCActtgctttttttaaaaaaaggaggTAACAGGAAACAACAACAGCACTTCTAAGAGATCTAAATAAGCATTCAATGTTGCATCCTGTGATTCATACCTCACACCACCCTCATTGTGCCCAGGCTTGTTGGTGTTGCATATGTTACACTTGTTCCTCTTAGCCCAGTTAATGTTGGCACACCTGAACAATAGGTCAAAGACAAATAGTAAATGCCAACCTATTAAAAAAGGGAAACATAATAAATGCCAATCAATAACAATTAACAATTCAATCCAGACTAGTTAAAATGATATTGGACACTGTCACACTGAATTAAGAATGACAAGTACGATTCTAATAGTCATACTTACCTTTCTCAAAATAAAGAGAAGGACAAATACATAGGAAACCCCTCTAACTTGCCCCCATCTCAACCCTGGTCCATTTTAACCCTCCAACCTCATTCCTTATGTATCATTTAAACACAAAGAGCTGACTTGTCACATTGCTGAGATTCCTTTACCTGGTAGGCGCTTGAGGGTTGATTTTAACGGTAATAATAAAGAGttcagagaaaaaaaaaacagaagtaGAATTACTTGGTTTGTCTGATCTTGAACAACACACAATTTCTATTTGCTAGCTTTATTGGTCTTTTTTATACCTTGGAATCTCTTTCAAGTAGAATGAAATACTTGGAGATTAAAAGTCAACTAAAACAACTAGACTAAAGCAAAATGACAGAGTTAACAATTCCTACGTTTCTCGGATGGATTTTGTTTCTTCCATCTAAAAggttttggtaaaaaaaaatctggGCAAAAACTGCACCGACCCGTACACTCTCGAAAACAAAAGAATGACACCAAAACCAAGTCCCTGACAACAAGACTCCAGCTATTACTTTTATTTGAGTCATCTTCGACTAGGTAGAGCCGTAGAGAACATCCAGGAAATCTAGGGAAGGTACCCAACATCCAAGTAAAGCCAATGTAGTTGTTGAAGGTACTGGTAAGTcacttatccaaaaaaaaagaggagtACAGTAAAGGCCAACTGTATCTATTTCTAACAAGCACGGCTTTATAGAACACAAATTTAAACGAAAAACCTACCAGATACCTAAAGACTCAACTAACTTCAAGATTAGTGCAATAAGGAGAATACAAAGTCTGATTATGCTTGGAAtggttttttttatgataaggtATAAGGAAAATGGGAGCGCAGGGAATATGCTCGGGCAGTTTATGGGTGAAaaattatactccctctgtcccaatttatgtgacacatttcgtttttcgagagtcaaacagtttaagttagACCGAGAATTTGCTcatggaatcttcaatttttttaaaatgaaatttatatatttgtaaactacgtaaaaagtactattagtcacaataattgacaattcaaaatatttaaaagatatatgaaaaaaaatcgGTCAACGCTAGACTTGTTTGAATGTCGAAATCCGAAATGTGTCCCATAAATTGGGACAGGGAGTATCATATTTCAATAAAATAGGTTgcaaaatgaaaatgaagattCTTACATCGGACAAGCCCAATCATTTGGACCAAAGAGGCCCGGAGGACCACCAACTGCACGACCAGGAGCGCCTGGGTCCTGGCTACCACGTCCTCTCCCACGACCAGCAGCTCCAGCCCCACCGCCaccagcaccagcaggtcgagCAGTTCCACAACGGTTGCAAACTCCACGAAATGCAAAGTTCACATTAGTGCAACTGCTACACATAAATTACAAAAACTGTAAGCACAAGAACATACTGGACTACTCGAAGTACAAACAGACAATTGAAAAAAGATACAGTAGAGCACGAACGAGCTGCTCACCAATGATCATATCACAGACCTTGTATTTGGACACAGCCAGTCACCATCTTGTTGCCATGCCTTTGCAGAAGCATCTCCCCTGCCCCTACCACTTCCGCCACCTCCATCTATATCGTTGGAGCCTTCATCCAGTACAGCCAGGCCACTGTCCAGATTAGGCTCACTAATTTGATTCACTGAAACATAGGAAGCCTCGTCTTTGTTCTTAGACTCTGCAATAAATACCCCAATCATTGACCCATGAAAATCCTTGTTATTGAACCATTCAACAGCAGCTAATGCAGCATGAGGGTCTTCATATGTGACTGTAGCATCGCCTTTGGGCTCATTTGTAACTTTATCACGGTATAACCATATCTTGGGCCTACCGCTTCGTTTGTCTTTCTACAACATGAAGCAAAACAAAtccttagaaaagaaaaaaatcaaagtgaGCTTGTTCAAAGCAGAGTAGGGGGAAGTGGGAGAGAGCATATAACAAACAATCTCAAACATAATTAGAAGTACCTGTTCACAACCATACCTTTAGCACCCCTATTGTGCCAAAATATTCAGCTAGCATATCTTCATCTGTACCAAGGGGCAAGTTACAGACATACACAGAACCATTTAATGGAGATCCTTTCCCTGAATAGCTTGCCATTTATGCTCCAATTTCATCAAATCCAATGACACAATAAAACCCCCAAGAACTGCATAAAGCAACAACCTAGTATTAGTCCTGCTACAGTTTCCCTGCCCTTAAAAGTAACTACAGGCAATCATATTAAACTGAGAAAAGCACCAGAGTATGTGCAAGTCAAAGGACCAAACCAGCAGAAATCAAGagataactaaagaaaaaaaattatataaggtAGGGTGTAGGGTGGAAGTTGGGACGAAGCACAACTTTTAGGTGGTGGGATGAGAACACAAATGCCACTTGGTGGAAAATTTTCCAAATCAGCTGGGATTTGGTTAATGTTTTCTTACTGCAATCTTGTAATACATTAAGGAAAGAGCTAAGTAGTTATGGTCCTTTATGAGTACAGAATTTCAGGTCAATGGGCTAAAAGCACGTGTAACATACAATACTTTCGAGTATACCCAATTTGAGAACACTACTAGGGACCTTCACATGTCGATGTCTGTTAATTTTTTGCACCAAGTTGAGAAATTAAGAACTCTGAtctatcaatcaatcaactatgtCTTCATCCCAAACTAATTAGTATTGGCAATATGATCCTTCATATCTCTCCCactctattttttcttatcaaagATTTTATAAATACTTGCACTAAGTCAGTGCCACAAAATGTAACTAAAGATTGAGATTTGAGGCATTGAGCATATCCACTATTGCATCTAGGATATCATCTTCATCATGTTCAATAACCAGTTTGCactaaaaagatagaaaaaagtATACAGTTTTGTTTAAGGCGCTGTCTGATTCTTCAATTGCCTTTAAAAAAACTGCTATTTCTTTCAAGCCATATAGTCCACCAAATGTCTCGAGGAATGCTATTACAAATATTTGGGGATTTCTTGCACAACCTGCTCTCTTTGTTCCAGCATTGCAATAGCTCAAAAATGGAGATTAACCCAGTGCAAGACATGCTAAACATTGACAAAAACATGCACCATAACCAGAACAACAGGCGTCAAAACAAAAGCCTACTAATCAAATGCCTTTGGAGACCCAAAGATGAAAACTAAGGTATCAATACCATATATGGCAAGGAGGACCAATGAACTCCTAAAATCACTAATAACTAATAGAAACAACTATTTGGAAGCATATTTGTCCTTATTGTAGGGAGTTCAACTCTTTTACTAGCACAACTGTGGGAATCGGCAAAAGCATCAGATTCTGGCGGGATCACTGGTTAGATAATGGAATACTAAAAAATGAGGTCCCTACTTTATTAAATAGAAAGTGCATGATAGGCTGATGGCT
Coding sequences within:
- the LOC125844736 gene encoding transcription initiation factor TFIID subunit 15 isoform X1, which produces MASYSGKGSPLNGSVYVCNLPLGTDEDMLAEYFGTIGVLKKDKRSGRPKIWLYRDKVTNEPKGDATVTYEDPHAALAAVEWFNNKDFHGSMIGVFIAESKNKDEASYVSVNQISEPNLDSGLAVLDEGSNDIDGGGGSGRGRGDASAKAWQQDGDWLCPNTSSCTNVNFAFRGVCNRCGTARPAGAGGGGAGAAGRGRGRGSQDPGAPGRAVGGPPGLFGPNDWACPMCANINWAKRNKCNICNTNKPGHNEGGVRGGRAGGYKELDEEEIEETRRRRREAEEDDGEMYDEFGNLKKKFRAKTQRAEAAQSLPPGVGRAGWEAEELGVAERDRKERSRERSRDYDDRERARHRSRSRERDRGRDRDRSYDYDRDREYGRDRERNRYRH
- the LOC125844736 gene encoding transcription initiation factor TFIID subunit 15 isoform X2; this translates as MASYSGKGSPLNGSVYVCNLPLGTDEDMLAEYFGTIGVLKKDKRSGRPKIWLYRDKVTNEPKGDATVTYEDPHAALAAVEWFNNKDFHGSMIGVFIAESKNKDEASYVSVNQISEPNLDSGLAVLDEGSNDIDGGGGSGRGRGDASAKAWQQDGDWLCPNTSCTNVNFAFRGVCNRCGTARPAGAGGGGAGAAGRGRGRGSQDPGAPGRAVGGPPGLFGPNDWACPMCANINWAKRNKCNICNTNKPGHNEGGVRGGRAGGYKELDEEEIEETRRRRREAEEDDGEMYDEFGNLKKKFRAKTQRAEAAQSLPPGVGRAGWEAEELGVAERDRKERSRERSRDYDDRERARHRSRSRERDRGRDRDRSYDYDRDREYGRDRERNRYRH